From Desulfovibrio desulfuricans:
AAACTTCGCGTTCACGCTCCACAGCTGCCTGATCAAGGCTGGCGGCGTCAAGGGCCAGGGGGCTGGCGGCGGCAACCTGCATGGCGAGGTTCTTGGCCAGTTCCAGCACTTCGGGCTTGGCGGCGCTTTCAGCCTTGCCGCAGGTCAGGTACACAAGAACGCCGATCTTGCTGTTGGCGTGGACATACTGACCCACCACATCGTTGGCGCTCTTTTTGCTGAAGCGGGCAAACTTGCCGAGCTGCATGTTTTCGCCCACGGAGGCGATGAGCTGGGTCACTTCTTCGCCCAGGAGGGCTTCAAGAGCGGCGGCGTCGGCAGGAGCCTTTTCAAGGATAACCTGGGTCACGCGGGTGGCCATGGTCTGGAACTGATCGCCGCGAGCCACGAAGTCGGTTTCGCAAAGCAGCGAACCCATGGCGATGTGCATGTTGTCGGCAGTGGCGGCCACGGTCACGAGGCCTTCGCTGGTGGCGCGGCCAGACTTTTTGGCAGCCTTGGCCATACCCTTCTGGCGCAGCCAGTCAACGGCCTTTTCCAGGTCGCCTTCCACTTCCACCAGGGCTTTCTTGCAGTCCATCATGCCTGCGGCGGTCATGTCGCGCAGTTCTTTAACCAATTGTGCAGTGATAGCCATAGTATACTCCACACGCTGTCCGGCCCCAAGCCGGAGTTTTGTAAATGCCTGATCGGTTGCGCGGCCTCCGCGAAGCGCGGCGCGCAATCTTTCATCCAGACGGGGGCAGCGCAGCCCTTACAGGTTGCGCCGCCCCCAGGATACGGAATATGGAAAGGCCTGCTATTCGGCGGGAGCGGCTTCCGGAGCGGGAGCGGCGGCTTCAGCCTTCTGCATGGCTTCTTCGGCGTTGACGGCTTCGCCCTTGTGATCCTTGTTCATGGCTTCGCCTTCCATGCAGGCTTCGGCGAAAGCAGCCACAAACAGCTTGATGGCGCGGATGGCGTCGTCATTGCCGGGGATGATGTAGTCAATGACATCGGGATCGCAGTTGGTGTCGGTCACGGCCACGATCGGGATGCCGAGCTTGCGGCATTCCTTGACGGCGATGTCTTCACGGTGCGGGTCGATGATAAAGGCAAGCTGGGGAATGCGGTCCATGTTCTTGATACCGCCAAGGGTTTCCTCGAGCTTTTTCATTTCGCGTTCCAGAAGCAGAATTTCCTTCTTCTGGTAGCGATTGATGGTGCCGTCGCCAAACATGGCTTCCAGCTTCTTCAGACGGTCCACGCTCTTCTGGATGGTGACAAAGTTGGTGAGCGTGCCGCCCATCCAACGGTTGGTCACGTGGAACTGACCGGCGCGGCCAGCCTCAGCGGCCACTGCTTCCTGAGCCTGACGCTTGGTACCGATGAACAGCACCTTGCCGCCCTTGGCAACAGTGTCGACCACTTTGTCGTAGGCGACGCGGAACAGCTTGACGGTCTGCTGCAGGTCAATGATATGGATGCCGTTGCGGGCGCCAAAGATGTAAGGACGCATCTTGGGATTCCAGCGGCGGGTCTGGTGACCGAAATGCACGCCGGTTTCCAGCATTTGCTTCATGCTGACATAAGCCATTGGGATTCCTCCAAAGGGTTAACTTCTTCCACCCATGCCCTGACCCTGCAACCCGATGTCCACACCCAGGAGGGACAAGCCGTCCTTGGGCGCAAAAAATGGACGACGCCACACGCGCCGTCCCACCGGGCACCCCGGGCCGCTGCCTTTGGGTGTGCTTGATGGAAAGGGAGTCAATACACTATCACCTTGCGAATAGCAAGCATTGATGCGGAAATTTCCGCGCAAACCGCAGATCAGCCTAACGGCTCAGCCCCTGCACAAGCTCAGGCTGGGTTTCGCTCAGCCCCTTTCCTGCATAAATGACCAGAACATCACTGTTCTTTACGCG
This genomic window contains:
- the tsf gene encoding translation elongation factor Ts, whose amino-acid sequence is MAITAQLVKELRDMTAAGMMDCKKALVEVEGDLEKAVDWLRQKGMAKAAKKSGRATSEGLVTVAATADNMHIAMGSLLCETDFVARGDQFQTMATRVTQVILEKAPADAAALEALLGEEVTQLIASVGENMQLGKFARFSKKSANDVVGQYVHANSKIGVLVYLTCGKAESAAKPEVLELAKNLAMQVAAASPLALDAASLDQAAVEREREVYRQKALEEGKPAQIVDKIADGAVKKFQKEVCLMEQPYIRDDKKTISDIVRETGKTIGDEITVTGFERIQLAAE
- the rpsB gene encoding 30S ribosomal protein S2 — encoded protein: MAYVSMKQMLETGVHFGHQTRRWNPKMRPYIFGARNGIHIIDLQQTVKLFRVAYDKVVDTVAKGGKVLFIGTKRQAQEAVAAEAGRAGQFHVTNRWMGGTLTNFVTIQKSVDRLKKLEAMFGDGTINRYQKKEILLLEREMKKLEETLGGIKNMDRIPQLAFIIDPHREDIAVKECRKLGIPIVAVTDTNCDPDVIDYIIPGNDDAIRAIKLFVAAFAEACMEGEAMNKDHKGEAVNAEEAMQKAEAAAPAPEAAPAE